The genomic window CTAATGCTTACAGACATCTAACTCAACTTCATTTTCTCTTCCCCATACTTTGCTTATGTTGTTCTGTATGTACTATTGTGCAGGCACATGAAGCAAACCAGGTTACAGCTGTAACAACGAAGACCACAAATGTTCATGGTGAAGAACTTATAGTGACCACTACTAGTCCATATGAGCAAGCTGCTTTTGGTTCCAAGACTGACTGGCGTGTTAGAGCAATATCAGCCACCAACTTATACCTTCGTGTAAACCATATATATGTGAACTCAGAGGACATAAAGGTTTGCCTATTAATTTCTGGTAATCCTTCATCTTACAACTTGAAACTGCTTTTATATGCTAATACCTGGTTGTAATGCAGGAAACTGGATACACATACATTATGCCAAAGAACATTTTGAAGAAGTTCATATGCATAGCAGATCTTCGGACACAAATTGCTGGGTATCTGTATGGCATAAGTCCTCCAGACAACCCTCAGGTTAAGGAAATTCGTTGTATTGTGATGCCACCACAGTGGGGGACTCATCAACAAGTCCATCTCCCGTCGGCTCTTCCAGAGCACGATTTCTTGAATGACTTGGAGCCGTTGGGATGGATGCATACTCAACCAAATGAACTTCCTCAGCTGTCGCCACAGGATCTTACCTCACATGCTAAGATCCTAGAGAGCAATAAGCAATGGGACGGGGAGAAATGTATTATCTTGACATGCAGTTTTACTCCAGGTTCCTGTTCTTTAACTGCATACAAGCTCACTCCATCTGGTTATGAATGGGGACGTGTCAACAAGGACACAGGAAGCAATCCTCACGGTTACCTTCCCACTCACTATGAGAAGGTTCAGATGCTCCTTAGTGACCGCTTTCTTGGTTTCTACATGGTAAGCTTGCCTACCTGCCCTGAGATGTAATTTTATTATTTGTGCACCTATTTGTTAATTGTATtgactttttttttgttgaattgtTTAGACTCCTGATAATGGTCCATGGAATTACAATTTCATGGGGGTCAGACATGCATCCGGGATGAAGTATGGAGTGAAGCTTGGGACACCTAAGGAGTATTATCACGAGGACCACAGACCAACCCATTTCTTAGAGTTCAGTAATATGGAGGAAGGGGAGACAATTGCCGAGGGAGATCGAGAGGACACATTCTCTTAGTTTAAACTTGTCAGAGAATATATTGTATTTTTTTGTTGGATAATCATTCTAGTTTTTTCTTGTAGAAACGATGTAACAGATTTGTAAATATGTCAACATAATAGCCTGACAGATGTAATCGAGCCTTGTATTTGCTTTCACAATTAGGTTTGAGGTTTTGGATTTAAATACTAAGTTGAGATTTTTTCCAAGCAGAAACATCTACCTTAAATCAAAGCTTTTTATTAGTTTGAGGCTGGACAACATTTGATAACTTGTAGTACTGGATATTTGTGCGTTAATTTACACACTTCTCTTAGAAATGAAAATCATTTATAGAGGATACGTTGAACCGTTAGCCCGTTACAATGTGCTGTACATGGCTCGATCCCATTCCCAATAAAAGACTTATTTGGGATTGAAAGTGAATCATTACGCGAACAATGAGTTACACCTCCTATCTTATATGACAAGTATATATTTTGATTAATAAAACTGGTCCATGGGGATTAGCAAACTACAAACCCATGAAATCCCGAAATTTCCGAAAGTTACAATTTGTACTTAGAGGCATTCAATATACTTCCTGCACACTTTACAGCCACAACCATATATAATATTAAGAGGGTGTAGAAATACATGGCCCCCGCCGCAGCTCAAATAAATGGGCACCCAGTTTCCAATGCAATATTAGgaggggaaaagaaaaagaaaagtcctGATAACTTTGACAAATCAAAATCCATAATTGTCTCCTATGCACTTTTCATGTGTTCCAATTGATGTTTTGATTGGTTCTCCTCTGAAATGATGTCTGAACTGCTTCCATGGTCATGTCCAACAGTTACAGAGCTGATAAAGAGTTCATTGGCTTCCAACTGAGAAATCTTATCTTTGGAGTCACCCTTGAGTAGCTCCACCACCTCAAGCATGGTTGGTCTTTTCTCAGCTTGACTCTGAGCACATATAAGAGCAATCAAAACAACTCTTCTAAGTTCTTCCTCCACATAGTCCCCATTAAGTCTTGAATCTGCAATTTCCCTGAATTTCTTCTCACAAGCCAAAGGCAGTGCCCAATCACTGATGGTGCGCTTCACTGCATTACTGAGTTTCTCAAGTGGTTTTCTGCCACTGGCAAGTTCTAGAAGAAGAACACCGAAACTGTATACATCACAACTCTCATTTGCTTTACCTAACATAGCATACTCTGGTGCTAAGTAGCCAAGAGTGCCTTTAACTCTAGTAGTCACATGCGTTGCCCCATCCGGGATCAACTTGGCGAAACCAAAATCAGCAACCTGTGCTTGGAAATCTGAATCCAACAACACATTGCTTGCTTTGATATCTCTATGAATGATGTGTGGTGTTGCTTGGTGGTGAAGATACCTGAAAGGAAGTTTAATTATTATTACTACAATTACAGGAGATTAGTTCATAAGAAAAGGCCAGGTAAGTACTCACGCAATTCCCTCGGCAGCGCCAATTGCAATAATCATCCGTCGCTTCCAATCAAGAAGGCTTTCAGCCGAGTGCTGCCCATGAAGATGAGAGACTAGGCTCAAATTCGGCATGTAGTCATACACAATTAATCGTTCCTGACCTTCAGCGCAATAGCCACGCAGACTTAGAAGATTCTTGTGTCGAACCCTTGCCAATATCTCAACTTCAACAGCAAATTCCATGTCTGCTTTGCTGCTCCAAACTTTCAATCTTTTCACAGCAATCTGCATCTCACACATAGAATTGCATGGATCAGATGGCTATAATAATTGGCTACAAATCAGTACACAATATCATGTTAGGTTAAATTaccattaaaaaaaatacatgaatCTAACAAAAGCTTTAGCAACCATTACCAGAGAAACTGATATGAAAAGATGAAACAGGGAATACAAAAGAGGTGGTATTATCCTACCTGTGATCCATCCCAAAGCTGACCCCAGTAGACACTCCCGAATCCGCCTTCGCCAAGCTTGTTATCATAGTTGAAATTATTGGTAGCTGAATGTAATTCCTTCAGAGAAAACACCCGCCATGGAGGTTGTTTCTTCCCCCGTGCCTTGCTGCAGAAGCAGCTCCAATATCAACTATCTGTTAATCAATTGGAACTAAAGTTCGAATCCAAAACTCTACTTCTACCTAAAGTCTCAAAGTATGGGATCAATAAAGTATGCACCTTAGTGTATTATGTTAATTAAGTGATCTTCCCTTTCTGTTTTTATAGTCTTCTAACAGTAACTTATAGCAGTTTCAGTTATACAAGAAAACTGAGCTAAACCCAGAATCTAAACCTTGCCTATTATTCATTTTTTCCTCCAATTGATATGATCCAAAAGACTAATAATACAACAAAGTAATAGAACTTGAGACTAATGAAGTGATTGTCGTACCGATCGGAAACATTTCCGCAACAAAACATGGGGCAAAACGCCATAACCTTCTCACCAATCAGAGAAACGTAAACAAAAATCCAAACTTGAAATCGACCCACAAAAGTGAATCAGGTGCTGTTGCTGTTCCTTCACTCCAAGAGCATCAACTTTAAGATATTCTCCTCTCTGCCTGGCTAGCTAGCAGTTCGTTTGAGCTTGGAGCCGAATGAAGAGCTGTAACCGACAGAATAAGAAAAACTGAAGGCATGTTTTTTGGGCGGTGTTGTTGCAAAGTTATGAACTCTgttgaaattaaaaatagaaaaagaaaaagaaaaaggggtgTTGGAAGTTATTAACGTTATTCGATGGAGCAGATGACGTGTACTGTGTAAGCTAAGTCTTCTTCTCCCTCCTTTCTTCCTCCTCTTTAAACTGAAACTCCAGCTGTTTccattttttcaaaagaaaagaaaaaaaagaagaaaaacacacACCCACACGTGGGGTCCATTATCCTTTTTAATAAtaagaaaatgataaaaaaaaatgtttttagtttttgctccgtgggaaataaattaataaatacatGTCATGTGATAAGTAGTTGTGAATTGTGATGTTTCTTCACGCCAAATTAAAATGAAATCTCAAATCTGTAAAAGAA from Arachis ipaensis cultivar K30076 chromosome B09, Araip1.1, whole genome shotgun sequence includes these protein-coding regions:
- the LOC107617102 gene encoding PTI1-like tyrosine-protein kinase At3g15890, which translates into the protein MAFCPMFCCGNVSDRKARGKKQPPWRVFSLKELHSATNNFNYDNKLGEGGFGSVYWGQLWDGSQIAVKRLKVWSSKADMEFAVEVEILARVRHKNLLSLRGYCAEGQERLIVYDYMPNLSLVSHLHGQHSAESLLDWKRRMIIAIGAAEGIAYLHHQATPHIIHRDIKASNVLLDSDFQAQVADFGFAKLIPDGATHVTTRVKGTLGYLAPEYAMLGKANESCDVYSFGVLLLELASGRKPLEKLSNAVKRTISDWALPLACEKKFREIADSRLNGDYVEEELRRVVLIALICAQSQAEKRPTMLEVVELLKGDSKDKISQLEANELFISSVTVGHDHGSSSDIISEENQSKHQLEHMKSA